The genomic region GGTCCAAATAGATGCATCAAGAGTTCACAGGATTCATTATACATAAATTTCCAATGTTAATTACACTTACAGTTCTAACCACATTAATAAGTTGTTCAGTATCTACCCTTCTCAGTCAGCTACCAGCATTACTGCTGATCTAACTACATTAAACCCTTTCTCAACACAAAATAATCGGGTAAGACTTCAAAACCTTCTCAATCTACTACAGATTAGATAATGTTTCTACGACGTGGGGCTAAGCATTGATTCAATTATAGATACAAGAACGAACCAAATTCACAGACTTACCAAGACGGTTGCCATCTAAAGTGACCGGGCATCTGATATGTGTATAGAACTTGGACTTCACTAGCTTCCCTAAGATGTATGCTTTTGACCTCACTGTAAATGTCAAATTCAAGCCCACGCTTCTTACTTTTTCCGGGTGAATGTTACCCAGTTTCGCATCTGATATGAATGACATTCCACCATAGAGAGGGACTTGGTGACAATGAACCAGTGTGGTTATATTTGAATGgcttttccttttttggtaaaacTTCTTCATCTACAACATTTCATATGATTGAAAGTTTAATTAGATGGCAGGTGAAATACTGAAGGAGAAATAATAAATTTCGACATTTCTATTAAAGCCAACACTAGGTATTCTCTAGTTCTAGATTATGACGGAATAAAACAAAATGATTCCCTAAACTAGTTGTGCTTGTTTTTTATTTCGAATTGCAGACATTTGGACCTGGATTTGAGGTTTTGGGAATTCGGCAACTTGTAATATATATACATTATAAAACTCGGATTTCGTTAGAAGTGTCCAAGTGTCCTACCAATGTCGGACACAGGACTAAGGCAGCAACGACGCCTTTTAAACGGTCAATGATGTACATTTTTGGTCAGCAACTATCACAACTCTTAGATGTACTAAGGCAGAGTTAGTTCCTGCAACTATCATGAACATTACCATAGTCCATAGGACAAAAAATTGCCTTAAAATGTCTTAAAAACAGAGAATCTCAGCCTTAAGTCACATGTGCAACATCATGAATCAAGGATTAGCGCCTTAACAGACACAAGTTGAATGTTCCGGGGTTCCTCGACATTGTAAACTCGTAAAGCCAAAAAAATTGTTCCCTATGCACCTTATTTGTTCTGTCAAAAATAGAATAGCTAACTTCTAATGATATCAAAAACATTGTTCTGTGTCCACTGTCACCAAAAAACGATACGTAAAACTTATCAAACTCCAGTAGCTATGAAGAGATTAAGAGTCTACATACCTGTCCAGATGCAACTTTAAGGTTATAGTGGTACAACTCAAGGGGAGTAGAAGTGACATGTACTCCAAAAAATGTAGCAGGGTTCTTGTAGGTAATCTTGACTGTCGAATTAAGGGACAACATATCAGTTGGAACTCCTGTGCCATCCATTCCTGCTTGTATAGTGAATTCCGAAAACACCATATGCTGCATTTTCAAGGACATTTATCAACTTAACATATTGTCACCCCAAACTATAGGATAATGTCGTCTTACAGTATGAAACGGCCTTTTTACCCGTTAAACACTCATTTGTTATTATCAATAACCAAGTATTTTTATATATAAAAGGACCGCTTCATACTGAAAGATGTCCTACACAATAATTATTTTATTGTCTAAATATTGTATTCATTTCTATGTTCTTAAAATATTAGAATTAACAGAAGAACATTCTCCCAGGTTTAATTAACCCAATAAACAAATCAACTATCTTTGACCATGAGGTCAAACTGTCCATGAAAGATAAACCCATGTGACAGGGATCAGGATTCTTTGTCAGCATGCCCATTAATCAAAATCACTTTTCTTTGTACCCATCTTCTGGTTTTAAATAACTTCTGAAAAGGGATATGGTTTTAAACAAAAGGTTTGTCCACAGAATCTCTACATTGAATCAACCATGACCTTATCTGTTCATCACCAATTTGAAATAAATAAATCCCGGGTACCCAATATGAAACTAGTTTGACGCTGAGACATCCAAAGATGATCTCGGTTACCCAATGTGAAACTATGCTTGAAGCTAAGGTGCCCAATGATCTCGGTTACCCAATGTGAAATACACAAAGAAGAACTCGGGCACCCAATGTGAAACTATGTTTGAGGCTGAGATACCCAAAGAAGAAGATAATGTGAAACTATGTTTGAAGCCGAATTACCAAAGAAGACGTaactgagtctgagtctgagataACCAAACGGCGTTCATACTGAAAATTTACCAATCAGTTAAACGAACAAGTTATAAATTCCGAAAGGGGGTGTATGGATATCGAAAAAGCGGTGTGAATAACCTGTCCTTAATGAGGCTTATTCTCAGCAAAGATTTCGTGTACAAAATGCTAATATTTTACTTCAATAGGCTAATCTGATTAAATTAATTCGATTCACAACTCCaaaattgaattaatttgttaaATCACACTACAAAGTTTCATACTTGGTTAACAACAATCCAATTTCCCAACAAATTTGACACTCAAATTAACTAATTCCTACAAAAACAGACCCAAAAATCCGATAATAAATTGAGCACACAATGTCAAAGGCTAGTCAAATTGCAAAGCTGAATCAGTCAATTATAGTCAAATGCAAGTACAATTACAATCAAAGAGTGCTGAACAAGGTGGACTGCCAAGAGGGACAAGAGCTACTGTCCATCCATAAATAAACAATCAAAAATCGCtacttttagttaaaattttcgatttCTTTCCGAGTTAATCTACTACATTCAACTCATTAAGTCACATTATCGACTGGACAAAATATCATCAAATCCTAACTCCGCCACTAAAAAACCGATAAATGTAGTACAAGAATACAACTAACCTTGACAAGAATGATAGGTTGAAAAGACTTACTAGCaccccacaaaatcaaagaaaagagtCCAAACAACCCCACAAAACACACCAAAAAACACCCCACATAAAACCTCATAGTGGGCCCACCATctccaccatcaccatcaccatcaccatcatcgtcaccatcattatcACCCTCCTCTAACCCATCAACATGACCCGAATACTCGAGTCTTCGCCCATGGATTCTCCGCCACCCGGACCCACGTGAGAAACGTGAGGTGGAAGACTCACGTGAGTGGTGGACAGGTGAACAGTGGTAGTGGAAATGTCGGGTTGGTGAGCCCATTGGGCTTGACCCGTATGACATTTTGTCTACGTCGTGTTGAGATGGGCTTTCCACGTAGTATACCGCGCCGGACCCGGAGCCCCGGCGCGGTGGTGAGCGTGGTGGTGTTGTTGCTGCGAGACTGGTTAAGTCTGAGTCCGTCTTAGTGTGCATTGTATTAATTTTTAAGAGTAAGTTTCCGAAGAGACGGTTTTTATTATGAGGATGAATTAAGGATGGTGAATTTTGTGAAGAATGGGATGAATTTTTgggagttttttttttgtttttgggtgTTTTGTAGGGGTTTTGGGGAAATGTTTGAGAGGGGTTTTAAAAACTTTGAAGGTTTTAATGAGGTGGGGTTGGTTTGTGGGGGATGTAGTGTTGAGTACACTTTTGAGCTTTCCTAGGAATAGGATGTTGTCATTGAGGAGGATCCATCATTGGAGTTTTCGACCATTCATGGAAATGGTAATTGGACCTGTAAAACTGACCAATTTAAATAATTTGATTTGTATATGATTCGACAATGAACTAAGGACATCAAGTTGATATGAAATAAGGACCCAAATTTGAGCTTATCGAATATTTGTTAGATCATTCCCAAGGAAAAGGTCGACTTAATCGGGTCAATTAgaattttactcttaatcactcCTTATTAACTTGACCCAtgttcaccctcccaagcaaaaGGTCACGACCTGGGTCAATTAATCCAATTATTTTCCACTTTCTAACATTTCCAATCATTTTCTACACTCTACCCCACTAAAACCTCTATCTTGTTGTGAAATAATGAGAAGAAAGAATAGTAGAGAGAATGAAAAGAGAGACAGAACTGtattcttattccattatgaagggtatatatatacaatacaatggGGGAAAGGTTTCCATAAGACAATATATTCTAGAGTATTcaaagatatggacatccatataataatatttcataacactcccccttggatgttcATTACTGAAGAAGaagcctcgttaaaaaccttactaGAAAAACCCTATGGGAAAAACACtagaaaggaaaagagtacaataatcttcaataaacacgcataataatagctgcctcgttaaaacctttccatggaaaacccagtgggacaaaaccatggataaggaaaaagagtacaacaCGTGTTTactccccctgatgattacataacttgatgTATCTTAAAATGATCCATGTTTTGACATTGCTTCTTGATGATCGTTGAAGTAGTACCCATTGTGGTTGATAAACTTGAATCTTCGATCAATAGAAATTCATGACAGCTTCGATATCATATTCTTTGAGAACTCACAATCTGGATATAATCATTTTATAATAACTCTTGGATTTTCATTTCAAAATAATACTTCCGCAATAGTGATATAGTTTCTCTTCAATAAACGACATAACATTATATGTCTAAAACAATTGTCATCTTAATCAATCATGATGATCATGACTATACTATAGCATAATAATGCGTTTACAatgctacctcgttaaaaaccttgctaggaaaaacccgttgggacaaaaaacctagtcgaagggaaaaagagtgtagccatCATTCCTTAATCCTTCTCTTAAGGAGAACCAATCcaataattattgaataaatcatccaatacCTTTGAGCGGTTTTCTTTGCTAAACCATATATGTATGTGTTAAAAATAAAATGCAATGATGAACTAACTCTCTATATGCACATGATGACTCAAaatgcaaactgtacagttttcttttccaatattcataattTGGATTGACTTCAGGTCATTAACTGGATTTctagtccatgagctcatttataatcattGATTATATGTCGACAACCAAAATGGACTTAATTAAATTTACGATCCCCATTATAAAGTCCATAAAATATCGCGCGCAAATGTATGTAGGTTCCATAAATATATCAATATAATTTCATCACTTCTTGATGATATCAGTACAGTTAAATGATATCTGGATCTGAATATGTATGTGGTACCATTATATTCATTTAAGCCATCTATTATCCTTCAGATATCGTGTCACTTCAGGGACacttcaaatatagcaattacaCATCATACCAACTGCTTGAACTTGCTATTTCACATTCATTGGAACCGTCAATTCATCTTGACTTtttattataatacacttcaagtGTATATACTTGTATTAATCTGGTAAAAGATAtggttatatcaaattcaaaaaccTCTACTCAATGAATTTAATGTATAACATGCTCTGAACTTCTGGTTCAGTAAGGGATCATatttgtttttaccagctttaATTCACTTTTCTCCCCCTAAGATGGTAAAAACTATAACCAATGTATAGTCTAAATATTTATCATAACCACCTTAGATctcaatttctcatatcatcgatgagaatttatatgggcATATTTGTACTATAATGAGATATTTCGGAAGAAATGTGTAATGCGATTGGATTTTAAATGTCTTTGATTTACAATGCCCAATTTAAGAAATCAACGATTTTATATAAAAATCTGAATGTGATTTTTAATCACGGGAACTACTCAGAAAAATCATTATGTGATTACACTCAATATAATGTCAATCCATACACgaacatttaagttctttattcAATATCGAGTAGTGTTTAGATCTCCAACATCATACATACTCAATCTCAGTGTAgtgtcttgcctttaataaaattTTTACACGAGAGAATTTCAGCACTTATCTTTTCTTGAAGATAAACTCAAGctttatcaaaacgggtatagtaagaacccggatggctttaatttgtcacatctgaatcatttcatgtcaactttcttaGTTTGCCAAAAATACACGGCAATCTTTAATAAGAATTGGATGTATCTCAATAATTTAACTTATCACATGCCATATTTTTGTTGACTATATTCATCACGCTAATCTTATGGTTAGTAATACTTTATCCAACCggataaatgatgtgacatatgACACAATATGTGTCTCATATATGTAGGCCAGACTCGTCAATATTCCAATAAGGAATATATTCCTCTTTGAGTATTTTCATATGACCTTTCATGAAATATTCACTTTCATgagatattttcatttctttcaatgaacaaatttggctcaataaggccacatcattaagctcaattaaggcttctttacttggctcatcaaatgccatattattaggctcaattaaggccgCAATGTTAGGCTTATCATAACGCCATATTCTTGATCTGTGTTACAAAcagagtctttatgagatgtcacattcaaCTTCAAAGAATGGATCAAATTTCATATCTCATCATACtgttcaacttcaggtgaacaagaatcAAGTCGCAAATAATAAATTTGCCTTTCATAAAGACCGCTTTAAACTCAACAGCGGTTCATATTCTCATAGTCGTGGACTTATGGCCACTTATACAATATGAAAATATTGTACTGATGAGACAGTGTTAAATTATACACACCTTTAAAACTTTAAACTTCATGTCAAAGTCAGAATATGGACATATCTCTCATCTTTGTAAAATAAATCTTTTGGAATTTCAAATCCAAAATTATTTGATATGTCCTTTTTCAAAACTTAAGCTCACATATAAAATTATAGACCAATAATATACGCACATTTGTGGCAATAATTATACGCACCATTATAAATAAGAGATATAATCTATATTTAACAAGATTCAACATACTTAATCATACACcatacaaaataaagtaaaactGACCTTCAAATTATTTCATACCTCGCAAACAGAATATGATGATACTTGATCAAATATGAATTATGGTCATAATTATTACTGTGTATGGTGTCAAAGTTATAAGATGCATACTTTACA from Silene latifolia isolate original U9 population chromosome 3, ASM4854445v1, whole genome shotgun sequence harbors:
- the LOC141648246 gene encoding uncharacterized protein LOC141648246, with protein sequence MHTKTDSDLTSLAATTPPRSPPRRGSGSGAVYYVESPSQHDVDKMSYGSSPMGSPTRHFHYHCSPVHHSRESSTSRFSRGSGWRRIHGRRLEYSGHVDGLEEGDNDGDDDGDGDGDGGDGGPTMRFYVGCFLVCFVGLFGLFSLILWGASKSFQPIILVKHMVFSEFTIQAGMDGTGVPTDMLSLNSTVKITYKNPATFFGVHVTSTPLELYHYNLKVASGQMKKFYQKRKSHSNITTLVHCHQVPLYGGMSFISDAKLGNIHPEKVRSVGLNLTFTVRSKAYILGKLVKSKFYTHIRCPVTLDGNRLGKSVNLVRSCIYN